Genomic DNA from Frondihabitans sp. PAMC 28766:
GCCGCGCAGGGCCACCGTGCCGAGGATGGCGCCGAGCAGCGAGGTCTTGCCGACGCCGGAGGGGCCCGTGATGGCCGTCACCTGGCCGACCGGCAGATCGAAATCGAGAGGGCCGACGGTGGGGAGGCCGTCGTAGTCGATCGCCACGGCGCGAAGCTGCAGCACGTCGTGCCCGGTGACCGGGCTGGGAGTCTCAGCGGCGAGGCGTGCCGGCCCCGTGGAATCCTGCGACCCGTCGGCGGGGGCGCTCTCGTCGAGCACGGCGAAGACCTCTTCGGCTGCTGCCACCCCGTCGGTGGCCGCGTGGAAGTGCGCCCCGACCTGGCGGAGGGGCAGGAAGACCTCCGGGGCCATGAGCAGGAGGAACAGGCCGGTCTCGAGGCCGAGGCTGCCCGAGACCAGTCGCACGCCGATGAACACCGCGACGATGGCCACCGAGAGCGACGCCGCCATCTCGAGCGCGAAGCCGGAGAGGAAGGACACCTGCAGCACCTTCATGGTCTGCACTCGGTAGTCGTCGGTGAGCTCGCCGATCCTGCGCACCTGACGGCGCTCGCGCCCGTACACCTTGAGGGTCGAGAGGCCGTTGACGGCGTCGAGGAAGGACGACGCGAGGTGGGCCAGGCGATCCCACTGCCGTGCCTGCGCCGAGCGCGTCGTCCAGCCGATGAGGACCATGAAGACGGGGATCACGGGGATGCAGCACACCACGATGATGCCCGACAGCAGATCCTGCGAGAACATCACGATGACCAGGATCGGAGTCGCCAGGGCTGTCAGGATCAGCTGCGGCAGGTATTTCGCGAAGTAGTCGTCGAGCGCGTCGAGACCCGGCCCCACCAGCGTGGCCAGAGCGGCCGAGTTGCGCTTCGCGACCCAGGCGTGGCCCCGCGAGACGATGCTCTCGATCACGCGCGAGCGCAACTGGCTCTTGACCCGCACGGCCGTGCGCGAGGCCACCGCCTCGAGGGCCCAGCCGACGGCGCTGCGCAGCAGGATCGTGACGGCGAGGCCGACGAGGTACGGTGCGAGCCGGTCGGAGTGCCGGTCGACGACCACGACCACCGCCTGCGCGACGAAGAAGGCAAACGCCACCGTCAGGGCGGTCTGGACGAGGCCCAGCAGCGCCCCGGCGGCGAGGAACGACTTCACCGTTCGGGCGTAGCGGACGAGCCGCGGATCGAGCGGTCTCATGTCAGTGCGC
This window encodes:
- the cydD gene encoding thiol reductant ABC exporter subunit CydD, with the translated sequence MRPLDPRLVRYARTVKSFLAAGALLGLVQTALTVAFAFFVAQAVVVVVDRHSDRLAPYLVGLAVTILLRSAVGWALEAVASRTAVRVKSQLRSRVIESIVSRGHAWVAKRNSAALATLVGPGLDALDDYFAKYLPQLILTALATPILVIVMFSQDLLSGIIVVCCIPVIPVFMVLIGWTTRSAQARQWDRLAHLASSFLDAVNGLSTLKVYGRERRQVRRIGELTDDYRVQTMKVLQVSFLSGFALEMAASLSVAIVAVFIGVRLVSGSLGLETGLFLLLMAPEVFLPLRQVGAHFHAATDGVAAAEEVFAVLDESAPADGSQDSTGPARLAAETPSPVTGHDVLQLRAVAIDYDGLPTVGPLDFDLPVGQVTAITGPSGVGKTSLLGAILGTVALRGDIVWRDAGRPVDASDVAWSGQQPGLLSGSIASNVALGDEVDVPAVLDALATAGASSIDPGSELGPGGTGLSGGQAQRVALARALYRLRRPGVRLLLVDEPTSALDLESEQVLVDGLLRVAAGGVAVAVVTHRPGVQSRADRTVVIEAAPQGAAAIEEAAVMSS